Proteins from a single region of Catenulispora acidiphila DSM 44928:
- a CDS encoding MFS transporter, translating to MNGSVLRWVCAYTCSVSGDSVYFVTLSWAASRSLGPVAAGVVLAVGAVPRALLMLGGGVVADRFGPWRVLIGSDLVRCVLVVGAALAVADRVQLGVLVALAVGFGTVDALFMPAVGALPPVLVAPDELARVQGMRVLGVRAANLAGPVLAGVMLGVGGASGSFLGAAALFGASLVLLMTLRIPRTAVAPEAGLSLWEQFGEGLRYVRQHTELRRLVIVIGLSEMCFSGPIAVAVVLLVAERHWSSTTAGWILGAFSVGGAAVAGIMATTFAHRASDSGSVSDTGSASRARLTLTASLALTAALLLAWTTLGRAGAIAISACLGATTGVTTVVANARLQTAAAPQFLGRVTSVTTLCTLGLSPLLFPLVGVAAEAWGTGAFFALCAVVCAAAAVVSSRSTPSGRLTAARADALPTPARPRTPPRSPRR from the coding sequence ATGAACGGCAGCGTCCTGCGCTGGGTCTGCGCATATACGTGCTCGGTCAGCGGCGACTCCGTCTACTTCGTCACCCTGTCGTGGGCCGCCTCGCGCTCGCTCGGGCCGGTGGCGGCAGGCGTCGTGCTCGCCGTGGGAGCGGTTCCGAGGGCGCTGCTGATGCTCGGCGGCGGGGTGGTCGCCGACCGGTTCGGGCCGTGGCGCGTGCTGATCGGCAGCGACCTGGTCCGGTGCGTCCTGGTGGTGGGCGCGGCGCTCGCGGTCGCTGACCGGGTCCAGCTGGGCGTGCTGGTGGCGCTCGCCGTCGGCTTCGGCACGGTCGACGCGCTGTTCATGCCGGCGGTCGGCGCGCTTCCGCCGGTGCTTGTCGCGCCGGATGAGCTGGCGCGCGTGCAGGGAATGCGGGTCCTGGGAGTGCGGGCCGCCAACCTCGCCGGTCCGGTGCTGGCAGGAGTGATGCTCGGCGTCGGCGGCGCGTCCGGGTCGTTCCTGGGAGCCGCCGCGCTGTTCGGCGCGTCGCTGGTGCTGCTCATGACGCTGCGAATACCGCGCACTGCTGTAGCGCCGGAAGCCGGACTCAGCTTATGGGAGCAGTTCGGCGAAGGGCTGCGCTACGTCCGGCAGCACACGGAACTGCGCCGCCTGGTGATCGTCATCGGGCTCAGCGAAATGTGCTTCAGCGGCCCGATCGCCGTCGCCGTGGTCCTGCTCGTCGCCGAGCGGCACTGGAGCAGCACGACCGCCGGCTGGATCCTCGGCGCGTTCAGCGTCGGCGGCGCTGCGGTCGCCGGGATCATGGCGACCACCTTTGCGCATCGTGCGAGCGACAGCGGCAGCGTCAGCGACACCGGCAGCGCAAGCCGAGCGCGCCTGACCCTGACCGCATCCCTGGCGCTCACCGCAGCGCTCCTGCTCGCGTGGACCACGCTCGGCCGAGCCGGCGCGATCGCGATCTCCGCCTGCCTCGGCGCCACGACCGGCGTGACCACCGTCGTGGCCAACGCACGCTTGCAAACGGCAGCCGCCCCGCAGTTCCTCGGCCGCGTCACTTCCGTGACGACCCTGTGCACGCTGGGTCTGAGCCCTCTGCTGTTCCCGCTCGTCGGCGTGGCCGCCGAGGCGTGGGGGACAGGAGCCTTCTTCGCTCTGTGCGCCGTGGTCTGCGCGGCGGCTGCCGTCGTGAGTTCCCGGTCTACGCCGTCTGGGCGACTGACAGCCGCTCGCGCGGATGCGCTCCCGACTCCAGCTCGTCCACGAACGCCACCGCGTAGTCCTCGGCGCTGA
- a CDS encoding ArsR/SmtB family transcription factor — MPAERTDPERTDPLAPHPERDAVLDTAALRVLAHPMRLSFLHYLRDHGPATGRRLAAHFGLDSGAVSYHLRKLATGGLIEEDVGRGTRRDRWWRVTRQALYHDPATREGDDSRAYLHSTLLAYSDALRRYTADVPHLSQAWLNVTMTSERSLRLTPDQLTDLKRDLVAVIDRYRDLPEQPDLPDLPEQPAAQPVSVHIHALPPPER, encoded by the coding sequence ATGCCCGCCGAACGCACCGACCCCGAACGCACCGACCCCCTGGCGCCGCACCCCGAGCGCGACGCCGTCCTGGACACCGCCGCGCTGCGCGTCCTGGCGCACCCGATGCGGCTTAGCTTCCTGCACTACCTGCGCGACCACGGTCCCGCGACCGGCCGCCGCCTCGCCGCGCACTTCGGCCTCGACTCCGGCGCGGTCAGCTATCACCTGCGCAAACTCGCGACCGGCGGCCTGATCGAGGAGGACGTCGGGCGCGGCACGCGGCGCGACCGCTGGTGGCGCGTCACCCGCCAGGCGCTGTATCACGACCCTGCCACGCGCGAGGGCGACGACAGCCGCGCCTACCTGCACTCGACCCTCCTCGCCTACAGCGACGCCCTGCGCCGCTACACCGCCGACGTCCCGCACCTGAGCCAGGCATGGCTGAACGTCACCATGACCAGCGAACGCTCCCTGCGCCTGACGCCGGACCAGCTCACCGACCTCAAGCGGGACCTCGTCGCCGTCATCGACCGCTACCGCGACCTGCCGGAACAGCCGGACCTGCCCGACCTGCCCGAACAGCCCGCCGCGCAGCCGGTGTCCGTCCACATCCACGCCCTGCCGCCGCCGGAACGCTGA